The following proteins come from a genomic window of Methanoculleus caldifontis:
- a CDS encoding rubredoxin: protein MEKVKRFRCKYCNYVYSPLRGEPHRGIPAGTAFEDLPEDYLCPVCGATGKGPIGSWGFELWEPTKYVCKICGYVYDKNRGEPLRGYPKGTAFEDLPEDYTCPVCGMDPQITSFHGPVGKSQFDPILDV, encoded by the coding sequence ATGGAGAAGGTGAAGCGATTCCGGTGCAAGTACTGCAACTACGTCTACTCCCCGTTGCGGGGAGAGCCGCATCGCGGAATCCCCGCAGGTACCGCGTTTGAAGACCTGCCGGAGGATTACCTATGCCCGGTCTGCGGTGCGACCGGCAAGGGTCCCATAGGATCGTGGGGGTTCGAGCTCTGGGAGCCGACGAAGTACGTCTGCAAGATCTGCGGCTACGTGTACGACAAAAACCGGGGTGAGCCGCTTCGCGGCTACCCGAAAGGCACCGCGTTCGAAGATCTGCCGGAGGACTATACCTGCCCCGTCTGCGGGATGGACCCACAGATCACAAGTTTCCACGGGCCGGTCGGCAAGTCGCAGTTCGATCCCATTCTTGATGTGTGA
- a CDS encoding proteasome-activating nucleotidase has protein sequence MSDMDETIGNTPGSEHDMLSLQIQDLKAQILDYKLKNELLEKELQQLRKENAQLKRVPLFVAAVVDVLENGEVYLRQQGNNQEYVTAVNEKLHRTLKPGMKVAVNNTLSIVKTIGNIYDARVRVMELDEQPSVTFEQVGGLKEEIEEVREAVEYPLTKPEIYERIGVEPPKGILLYGPPGTGKTLIAKAVARQSNARFIRMSGSELVHKYIGEGAQLVRELFILARERAPAIVFIDEIDAVGSMRTNDGTSGSAEVQRTLMQLLAEMDGFGNRGNVRIMAATNRIDMLDPALLRPGRFDRVIQIPLPDDGARLEIFKIHTAKMTLAGDVDLVELANLAGSTTGAELQAICREAGMMAVRRDADAVYREDFLSAIKKVKREAPAAPADTRMYI, from the coding sequence ATGAGTGACATGGACGAAACCATTGGCAACACCCCTGGCAGCGAGCACGACATGCTCAGCCTCCAGATCCAGGATTTAAAGGCTCAGATCCTGGATTACAAACTCAAAAACGAGCTGCTGGAAAAAGAGCTCCAGCAGCTCCGGAAAGAGAACGCTCAGTTAAAGAGGGTGCCGCTGTTTGTTGCCGCTGTGGTCGATGTGCTCGAGAACGGCGAAGTGTATCTCCGACAGCAGGGCAACAACCAGGAATACGTTACCGCGGTCAACGAGAAACTCCACCGCACCCTCAAGCCCGGGATGAAGGTGGCGGTGAACAATACGCTCTCTATCGTCAAGACGATCGGTAACATCTACGACGCACGGGTCCGGGTCATGGAACTCGACGAGCAGCCGAGCGTGACCTTCGAGCAGGTCGGCGGCCTGAAAGAAGAGATCGAGGAGGTCCGCGAGGCCGTCGAGTACCCGCTCACGAAGCCCGAGATCTACGAGCGCATCGGCGTGGAGCCCCCGAAGGGCATCCTCCTCTACGGCCCGCCGGGAACGGGGAAGACCCTGATCGCAAAGGCGGTGGCCCGCCAGTCCAACGCCCGGTTCATCAGGATGTCCGGGAGCGAGCTCGTCCACAAGTACATCGGCGAAGGCGCGCAACTCGTCCGGGAGCTCTTCATCCTTGCCCGGGAGCGGGCTCCGGCGATCGTCTTCATCGACGAGATCGACGCGGTCGGGAGCATGCGCACGAACGACGGGACCTCCGGGAGCGCAGAGGTCCAGCGGACGCTGATGCAGCTCCTGGCCGAGATGGACGGCTTCGGGAACCGCGGCAACGTCCGGATCATGGCAGCGACAAACCGGATCGATATGCTGGATCCGGCCCTCCTCCGCCCCGGCCGGTTCGACCGGGTCATCCAGATCCCGCTCCCCGACGACGGGGCGCGCCTTGAGATCTTCAAGATCCACACCGCGAAGATGACGCTCGCAGGGGACGTGGACCTCGTCGAGCTCGCGAACCTCGCCGGGAGCACCACCGGCGCGGAACTGCAGGCGATCTGCCGCGAGGCCGGCATGATGGCGGTCCG
- a CDS encoding DUF126 domain-containing protein — protein sequence MKGRSISRGIGSGDLLVSPEPISFLSGVDPETGIVVEHGHPLEGQSIAGRVLAFPHGKGSTVGSYVIYALKQNNLAPAAIINTEAEPIIAVGAIIAGIPMVDRLPPAFSRLAPGTMMTVNGDTGEVSYDETA from the coding sequence GTGAAAGGCAGAAGCATATCCCGGGGTATCGGGAGCGGGGACCTCCTCGTTTCGCCCGAGCCCATATCCTTCCTCTCCGGCGTCGACCCGGAGACCGGTATCGTCGTCGAGCACGGGCATCCGCTTGAGGGGCAATCGATCGCGGGCCGCGTCCTCGCCTTCCCGCACGGGAAGGGCTCGACGGTCGGATCGTACGTGATCTACGCGCTAAAGCAGAACAATCTCGCTCCCGCCGCGATCATCAACACGGAGGCCGAGCCGATCATCGCGGTCGGGGCGATCATCGCGGGGATCCCCATGGTCGACCGCCTCCCGCCGGCGTTCTCCCGCCTCGCCCCCGGCACTATGATGACGGTGAACGGGGATACGGGCGAGGTATCATATGACGAGACCGCGTGA
- a CDS encoding J domain-containing protein yields the protein MPVVQTYYEVLGVAPDATPEEIRAAYRRLAKLYHPDVNSDPDAGERFIAIQQAYETLSDPEARARYDLSLRGGAGPGQHDPFWSRPAGGAGQTMWTRGYTWRAETPRSGGGWFGLMAFILVWAVALVFMLVFSLLSRAIAGGRRE from the coding sequence ATGCCTGTTGTGCAGACCTACTATGAGGTCCTGGGTGTCGCTCCCGACGCGACCCCCGAGGAGATCCGGGCGGCCTACCGGAGACTTGCGAAACTGTACCATCCCGACGTCAACTCCGACCCGGACGCAGGCGAGCGGTTCATCGCCATCCAGCAGGCCTACGAGACGCTGAGCGATCCGGAGGCCCGGGCGCGCTACGACCTCTCTCTCCGGGGAGGTGCGGGTCCCGGGCAGCACGACCCGTTCTGGTCCCGTCCGGCCGGCGGGGCAGGGCAGACGATGTGGACGCGGGGCTACACCTGGAGAGCGGAGACCCCCCGGTCCGGGGGCGGGTGGTTCGGCCTCATGGCGTTCATCCTCGTCTGGGCCGTGGCACTCGTCTTCATGCTCGTCTTCTCGCTCCTCTCCCGCGCGATAGCGGGCGGCAGGCGGGAGTAA